In the genome of Gordonia rubripertincta, one region contains:
- the secA gene encoding preprotein translocase subunit SecA, with protein MLNKLLRVGEGRMVKRLDAIASHVEALSDEFEALSDAELRAKTDEFKKRIADGETLDELLPEAFATAREAAWRVLDQKHFHVQIMGGAALHYGNIAEMKTGEGKTLTCVLPAYLNALSGEGVHVVTVNDYLAKRDSEWMGRVHRFLGLETAVILTGMSSAARREAYAADITYGTNNEFGFDYLRDNMAHSLADLVQRGHAYAIVDEVDSILIDEARTPLIISGPAEGSSKWYTEFARIAPLLEKDVHYEVDIKKKTIGVHEAGVEFVEDRLGIDNLYEAANSPLVSYLNNAIKVKELFQRDKDYIVRNGDVLIVDEFTGRVLDGRRFNEGLHQAIEAKEGVEIKAENQTLATITLQNYFRLYDKLSGMTGTAETEAAEFDQIYKLGVLPIPTNRPMVRKDQGDLIYKTEEAKFAAVVDDIVERHQIGQPVLIGTTSVERSEYLSRQLKKREIPHSVLNAKFHEQEAQIIAEAGRLGAVTVATNMAGRGTDVVLGGNPDIIADTRLRKAGLDPVNTPDEYEAAWDEAIEVARTKAAEEAEAVRKAGGLYVLGTERHESRRIDNQLRGRSGRQGDPGESRFYLSVADELMRRFNGGALEAIMSRLPDDVPIEAKMVTKAIRSAQTQVEQQNFEMRKNVLKYDEVMNEQRKIIYAERRQILEGEDHHEQVKQMIDDVVSAYVEGATAEGYAEDWDLDELWTALRTLYPIELDPKGVVGETEYGERDDISAEELRETLVADAKAAYDKREKAIDEIAGEGAMRQLERSVLLSVLDRKWRDHLYEMDYLREGIHLRSMAQRDPVVEYQREGFDMFNGMLEGLKEEALGILFNAQVQTEQPAPQPPLPTAADLRAAVGAGAPAPAPAADAGSQVPAALRGSGTSNGEVPMTFSGPDEGGGTVVHSEEEELAGTADSASRRERRAAARANTKGSRPKPPKAKKQRR; from the coding sequence GTGCTGAACAAGCTGTTGCGTGTCGGCGAAGGCCGCATGGTCAAGCGACTCGACGCGATCGCGTCGCACGTCGAGGCGCTGTCCGACGAGTTCGAGGCGCTCTCCGACGCCGAACTGCGAGCCAAGACAGACGAGTTCAAGAAACGTATCGCCGATGGTGAAACGCTCGACGAACTGCTGCCCGAGGCGTTCGCGACGGCCCGCGAGGCGGCCTGGCGCGTACTCGACCAGAAGCACTTCCACGTGCAGATCATGGGCGGCGCGGCGCTGCACTACGGCAACATCGCCGAGATGAAGACGGGTGAGGGCAAGACCCTCACCTGTGTGCTCCCGGCATACCTCAACGCGCTCTCCGGCGAGGGCGTCCACGTCGTCACCGTCAACGACTACCTCGCCAAGCGCGACTCGGAGTGGATGGGACGCGTCCACCGCTTCCTCGGCCTCGAGACCGCGGTGATCCTCACCGGCATGTCCTCGGCCGCGCGCCGCGAGGCCTACGCCGCCGACATCACCTACGGCACCAACAACGAGTTCGGCTTCGACTACCTGCGCGACAACATGGCGCACTCGCTCGCCGACCTCGTCCAGCGCGGCCACGCCTATGCGATCGTCGACGAGGTCGACTCGATTCTCATCGACGAGGCCCGCACCCCGCTGATCATCTCGGGCCCCGCCGAGGGGTCGAGCAAGTGGTACACCGAGTTCGCGCGCATCGCGCCGCTGCTCGAGAAGGATGTCCACTACGAGGTCGACATCAAGAAGAAGACGATCGGCGTGCACGAGGCCGGCGTCGAGTTCGTCGAGGACCGTCTCGGCATCGACAACCTCTACGAGGCCGCCAACTCGCCCCTGGTCAGCTACCTGAACAACGCCATCAAGGTCAAGGAGCTGTTCCAGCGTGACAAGGACTACATCGTCCGCAACGGCGACGTCCTGATCGTCGACGAGTTCACCGGTCGTGTGCTCGACGGCCGCCGTTTCAACGAGGGTCTGCACCAGGCGATCGAGGCCAAGGAAGGCGTCGAGATCAAGGCCGAGAACCAGACCCTCGCCACGATCACCCTGCAGAACTACTTCCGCCTCTACGACAAGCTGTCGGGCATGACCGGCACCGCCGAGACCGAGGCCGCAGAGTTCGACCAGATCTACAAGCTCGGTGTGCTGCCGATCCCGACCAACCGGCCGATGGTCCGCAAGGACCAGGGCGACCTGATCTACAAGACCGAGGAGGCGAAGTTCGCCGCGGTCGTCGACGACATCGTCGAGCGCCACCAGATCGGCCAACCGGTGCTGATCGGTACCACCAGCGTCGAGCGCTCGGAGTACCTGTCCCGACAGCTGAAGAAGCGCGAGATCCCGCACAGCGTCCTGAACGCAAAGTTTCATGAGCAGGAAGCCCAGATCATCGCCGAGGCGGGTCGCCTCGGCGCGGTCACGGTGGCCACCAACATGGCCGGTCGCGGTACCGACGTGGTGCTCGGCGGCAACCCGGACATCATCGCCGACACCCGCCTGCGCAAGGCCGGACTCGACCCCGTGAACACCCCGGACGAGTACGAGGCCGCCTGGGACGAGGCCATCGAGGTCGCGCGCACCAAGGCCGCCGAGGAGGCCGAGGCCGTCCGCAAGGCCGGCGGCCTGTACGTGCTCGGCACCGAGCGGCACGAATCCCGCCGAATCGACAACCAGCTGCGCGGCCGTTCCGGTCGTCAGGGCGATCCGGGTGAGTCGCGGTTCTACCTGTCCGTCGCCGACGAACTGATGCGCCGCTTCAACGGCGGTGCGCTCGAGGCGATCATGAGCCGTCTGCCCGACGACGTGCCGATCGAGGCCAAGATGGTCACCAAGGCCATCCGCAGCGCTCAGACCCAGGTCGAGCAGCAGAACTTCGAGATGCGCAAGAACGTCCTCAAGTACGACGAGGTCATGAACGAGCAGCGCAAGATCATCTACGCCGAGCGTCGTCAGATCCTCGAGGGCGAGGATCACCACGAGCAGGTCAAGCAGATGATCGACGACGTGGTCAGCGCGTACGTCGAGGGTGCGACCGCCGAGGGTTACGCCGAGGACTGGGACCTCGACGAGCTGTGGACCGCACTGCGCACCCTGTACCCGATCGAACTCGACCCCAAGGGGGTCGTGGGCGAGACGGAATACGGTGAGCGCGACGACATCTCGGCCGAAGAGCTGCGCGAGACCCTCGTCGCCGACGCGAAGGCCGCCTACGACAAGCGCGAGAAAGCGATCGACGAGATCGCGGGTGAGGGCGCGATGCGCCAGCTCGAACGCAGCGTCCTGCTGAGCGTCCTCGATCGCAAGTGGCGCGATCACCTGTACGAGATGGACTACCTGCGCGAGGGTATCCACCTGCGTTCGATGGCGCAGCGCGATCCGGTGGTCGAGTACCAGCGCGAGGGTTTCGACATGTTCAACGGCATGCTCGAGGGCCTCAAGGAGGAGGCGCTCGGCATCCTGTTCAATGCTCAGGTTCAGACCGAGCAGCCGGCACCGCAACCGCCGCTGCCCACCGCCGCCGATCTCCGTGCCGCGGTCGGTGCGGGTGCACCCGCACCCGCGCCGGCGGCTGACGCCGGTTCGCAGGTCCCCGCAGCCCTGCGTGGCTCCGGGACCTCCAACGGCGAAGTGCCGATGACGTTCTCCGGCCCCGATGAGGGTGGCGGCACGGTCGTCCACTCCGAAGAGGAGGAACTGGCCGGTACCGCCGACTCGGCCAGTCGGCGTGAGCGACGCGCGGCCGCGCGGGCGAACACGAAGGGCAGCCGTCCGAAGCCGCCGAAGGCCAAGAAACAGCGTCGCTGA
- the hpf gene encoding ribosome hibernation-promoting factor, HPF/YfiA family, with amino-acid sequence MSTVIHRKGQREPKLADPRPTVEEGLEPDHQPAQNDSDDQEFAFVRPPGTVDVDEPAEPIAKIVFSGRNVVIPDHYRIYVGDKLARLERFDPTIFEFDVELKHYRNRRQAKVCQKVEVTAKGKGPIVRSQACGENFYAALERALDKLESRLRRVKDRRRVHHGNRRPLSVAEATEIGAPPLRDNQLSVDGLVGDQGTAPADSTKPDYDDVDDYTPGQVVRVKEHTAVPMTVDDALYEMELVGHDFFLFHDKESDKPSVVYRRHAFDYGLIRLT; translated from the coding sequence ATGTCCACAGTCATCCATCGCAAAGGCCAGCGCGAACCGAAACTCGCGGACCCCAGGCCGACCGTGGAGGAGGGCCTCGAGCCCGATCACCAACCCGCCCAGAACGACTCCGACGACCAGGAGTTCGCGTTCGTCCGCCCACCCGGAACGGTGGACGTGGACGAACCCGCCGAGCCCATCGCCAAGATCGTGTTCAGCGGCCGCAACGTCGTGATACCCGACCACTACCGCATCTACGTCGGCGACAAGCTCGCTCGTCTCGAGCGATTCGATCCGACGATCTTCGAATTCGACGTCGAGCTGAAGCACTATCGAAACCGTCGGCAGGCCAAGGTCTGTCAGAAGGTGGAGGTCACCGCGAAGGGCAAGGGCCCGATCGTGCGCTCCCAGGCGTGCGGCGAGAACTTCTACGCCGCACTCGAACGTGCCCTCGACAAGCTCGAATCCCGTCTCCGCCGGGTGAAGGACCGCCGCCGCGTGCACCACGGCAACCGCCGTCCGCTGTCGGTGGCCGAGGCCACCGAGATCGGCGCACCGCCGTTGCGGGACAACCAGCTGTCCGTCGACGGTTTGGTCGGTGATCAGGGCACCGCCCCGGCCGATTCCACGAAACCCGACTACGACGACGTGGACGACTACACACCCGGTCAGGTCGTGCGTGTGAAGGAGCACACCGCGGTGCCGATGACGGTCGACGACGCGCTCTACGAGATGGAGCTCGTGGGGCATGACTTCTTCCTGTTCCACGACAAGGAGAGCGACAAGCCGTCGGTGGTCTACCGCAGGCACGCCTTCGACTACGGCCTCATCCGCCTGACATGA
- a CDS encoding ComF family protein → MTWRQVPAAAADLVFPVVCGGCGRPGTPWCAHCEAAWHDAPVAAHPRISPGVPVWALGRYRGPHRNGIIAVKEHDRRDLIPPLGAALAHAVRMLAGWGELPDADRMALIPAPTRRLSARRRGGDRVTAIAERAAPLLGSRVSVAPLLVTATTARDSAGLDARARARNLAGAVRLRVGARPPPGATALLVDDVLTTGATAAESVSVLHAAGVGVAAVVVLAAA, encoded by the coding sequence ATGACCTGGCGTCAGGTACCCGCCGCGGCCGCAGATCTGGTCTTCCCGGTGGTCTGCGGAGGGTGCGGACGGCCCGGGACACCGTGGTGCGCCCACTGCGAAGCCGCCTGGCACGACGCCCCCGTCGCCGCCCACCCGCGGATCTCGCCGGGTGTCCCGGTGTGGGCCCTCGGTCGGTACCGGGGTCCCCATCGGAACGGGATCATCGCCGTCAAGGAACACGACCGCCGTGATCTGATCCCGCCGCTGGGTGCGGCACTCGCCCACGCCGTACGGATGCTGGCCGGCTGGGGCGAGCTACCCGACGCCGACCGCATGGCGCTGATCCCCGCGCCGACCCGCCGGCTGAGCGCACGACGCCGTGGCGGCGATCGGGTCACCGCGATCGCCGAACGCGCGGCACCGCTCCTGGGTTCCCGTGTGTCCGTCGCGCCGCTGCTGGTGACCGCGACGACCGCCCGCGACTCCGCCGGACTCGACGCCCGGGCACGTGCCCGCAACCTCGCGGGGGCGGTCCGGCTCCGCGTCGGTGCGCGTCCACCGCCCGGTGCCACGGCGCTCCTGGTCGACGACGTGCTGACCACCGGGGCCACCGCAGCCGAGTCGGTGAGCGTCCTGCACGCGGCCGGGGTCGGAGTTGCGGCGGTCGTCGTGCTGGCCGCTGCCTAG
- the lpqB gene encoding MtrAB system accessory lipoprotein LpqB codes for MSVERHPEHPRRSVLGLLIAVATATVAMVVVSACGSIPNDSSPQPIKSFEREGATNAAPVPQADMDPEALVRAFLKSTVDPESGHDAARAFLTPVASQQWDDRGDALILDEISIFVDQRNEDSVRMRLTGDNVGTLKSDGQLLPASGRVETSISLTRQGDQWRIDGPLPNGAMIDRDQFDNTYRPVSLYFSDRTGRRLVPDPRWFYAGQATDPTVLVNRLIAGPAADLSAAVDSGFPSGSTLRGPVVGLAGGGVRVDLYGIGNASSRDRTVLAAQIVWTLDDADISGPYVIDADGAPLAAERASGWQPADLRSFDPNAVPSTDVGLNVVTGGALRAVTDTATVPVRGPLGSSRDVRAATISDNGARVAAVRTAGDRRLECVIGDYGGDVGPIVSGVSITRPSFGADENAVWVVVDGKPVQWQRDDDGTQTVPVEASSIPTVARGAITEMQIAPDGVRAALVVGGQIVFAVLSTNAEGQVSLTSPRIAAYNIGNRAVSLDWASPTTLVVAREAPESPVVQLSINGTPAVGLLSGNVSPPVRAVVANSSTIYVGDQRGVLRLGSNNGQPDQYWTEVEPAMIAGAIPVLP; via the coding sequence ATGAGCGTCGAACGTCATCCGGAACACCCTCGGCGGAGTGTTCTGGGGCTCCTGATCGCCGTCGCGACGGCGACCGTGGCGATGGTCGTGGTCTCGGCGTGCGGGTCGATCCCCAATGACTCCTCACCGCAACCCATCAAGTCCTTCGAGCGCGAGGGTGCCACCAACGCGGCCCCGGTGCCGCAGGCCGACATGGACCCCGAGGCCCTCGTCCGCGCGTTCTTGAAGTCCACGGTCGATCCCGAGTCCGGCCACGATGCCGCGCGCGCTTTCCTGACCCCGGTGGCCTCGCAACAGTGGGACGACCGCGGTGACGCCCTGATCCTCGACGAGATCAGCATCTTCGTCGACCAGCGCAACGAGGACTCCGTACGCATGCGGCTGACCGGCGACAACGTCGGGACGCTCAAATCCGACGGGCAGTTGCTGCCGGCGTCGGGACGGGTCGAGACCAGCATCAGCCTGACCCGTCAGGGAGACCAGTGGCGCATCGACGGGCCGCTGCCCAACGGGGCGATGATCGACCGCGACCAGTTCGACAACACCTACCGTCCGGTCTCGCTCTACTTCTCCGACCGCACCGGCCGGCGACTCGTCCCGGACCCGCGCTGGTTCTACGCAGGACAGGCGACCGATCCGACGGTGCTGGTCAACCGGCTCATCGCCGGACCCGCCGCCGACCTGTCCGCGGCCGTGGACAGCGGCTTCCCGAGCGGTTCGACACTGCGCGGACCGGTCGTCGGCCTCGCCGGCGGCGGGGTACGTGTCGACCTCTACGGCATCGGCAACGCGTCGAGCCGGGATCGCACGGTGCTGGCCGCGCAGATCGTCTGGACCCTCGACGACGCCGACATCTCCGGGCCGTACGTGATCGACGCCGACGGTGCGCCACTCGCCGCCGAACGCGCCTCGGGATGGCAGCCCGCCGACCTGCGCTCCTTCGATCCGAACGCGGTACCGTCCACCGACGTCGGCCTCAACGTCGTGACCGGCGGCGCGTTGCGGGCGGTGACCGACACCGCGACCGTGCCGGTGCGCGGACCGCTCGGATCGTCTCGCGACGTGCGGGCGGCGACGATCTCCGACAACGGCGCGCGTGTCGCCGCGGTCCGGACGGCGGGCGATCGCCGGCTCGAGTGCGTGATCGGCGATTACGGCGGCGACGTCGGGCCGATCGTCAGCGGGGTCTCCATCACCCGCCCGTCCTTCGGCGCCGATGAGAACGCCGTGTGGGTGGTCGTCGACGGCAAACCGGTGCAGTGGCAGCGCGACGACGACGGCACCCAGACCGTCCCGGTCGAGGCGTCGTCGATCCCGACCGTGGCGCGCGGGGCCATCACCGAGATGCAGATCGCCCCGGACGGGGTCCGAGCCGCCCTCGTCGTCGGCGGGCAGATCGTGTTCGCCGTGCTGTCGACGAACGCCGAGGGGCAGGTGTCGTTGACCAGCCCGCGGATCGCGGCCTACAACATCGGCAACCGTGCGGTGTCCCTGGACTGGGCGTCGCCGACGACGCTGGTCGTTGCCCGTGAGGCGCCCGAGTCCCCGGTGGTGCAGCTGTCGATCAACGGCACCCCGGCCGTCGGCCTGCTCAGCGGCAATGTGTCCCCGCCGGTGCGGGCGGTGGTGGCGAACTCCTCGACCATCTACGTCGGGGACCAGCGCGGCGTGCTGCGTCTCGGCAGCAACAACGGGCAGCCCGACCAGTACTGGACCGAGGTCGAGCCGGCCATGATCGCCGGGGCGATCCCGGTCCTGCCCTGA
- the mtrB gene encoding MtrAB system histidine kinase MtrB has translation MIGRSRRRVNSTFGRFTRAAGAVGRAFGHIWRRSLQLRVVASTLLLSVVVLLILGFVLVSQITDRLLDVKLAAATEEIDRARISVERDLSSGAGNMSVQNRLRQTRSLLTDRDADTGQASGTVGAFDTVLIVPGAAESGASSGVGPTAEVPSNLRDMVRGGQVAYQYTQVPDGSGGHAPALIVGTPTNASVPGLELYLVFPLTAEQNTVDLVRGTLLTGSIVLLGLLAAIAWLVSRQVVIPVRSASRIAVRFADGRLKERMPVRGEDDMARLAMSFNDMAESLSKQITHLEEFGGLQRQFTSDVSHELRTPLTTVRMASDVLYEGRDELDPVRKRSVELLDKELDRFETLLNELLEISRHDAGMAELAAERMDMAIPIDGALATVRHLAEETGTELVLDLPAEPVLAEIDPRRVERILRNLLANAIDHGERKPVTLTMRSDGDAVAITVRDQGIGLRPGEEKLVFNRFWRSDPSRFRRSGGTGLGLAISIEDARLHQGRLEAWGEPGKGACFRLTLPLVRGHKVLGSPLPLKSVGSAPRAAAKTGGRTPGVEAGAE, from the coding sequence GTGATCGGTCGATCTCGACGACGGGTCAACAGCACCTTCGGGCGTTTCACCCGTGCTGCCGGCGCTGTCGGACGTGCCTTCGGGCACATCTGGCGGCGCTCGTTGCAGTTACGGGTCGTGGCGTCGACGTTGTTGCTGTCGGTCGTCGTGCTGCTCATCCTCGGGTTCGTGCTGGTCTCCCAGATCACCGACCGACTCCTCGACGTGAAACTGGCCGCGGCCACCGAGGAGATCGACCGCGCCCGGATCTCGGTGGAACGCGATCTGTCCAGCGGCGCCGGCAACATGTCGGTGCAGAACCGGCTGCGCCAGACGCGATCACTGCTCACCGACCGTGACGCGGACACCGGTCAGGCGTCCGGCACCGTCGGCGCCTTCGACACCGTGCTCATCGTCCCCGGCGCGGCCGAGAGCGGCGCGTCCAGCGGCGTCGGCCCGACCGCCGAGGTGCCGTCGAACCTGCGGGACATGGTCCGCGGTGGCCAAGTGGCCTATCAGTACACCCAGGTGCCCGACGGTTCCGGGGGACACGCGCCGGCCCTGATCGTGGGCACCCCGACCAACGCCTCGGTGCCGGGGCTCGAGCTGTACCTGGTGTTCCCGCTGACCGCGGAACAGAACACGGTCGACCTCGTTCGCGGCACCCTGCTGACCGGCAGCATCGTCCTGCTGGGTCTGCTGGCCGCGATCGCCTGGCTGGTCTCCCGGCAGGTGGTCATCCCGGTGCGCTCGGCCTCCCGGATCGCCGTCCGCTTCGCCGACGGCCGTCTCAAGGAGCGCATGCCCGTGCGCGGCGAGGACGACATGGCCCGTCTGGCGATGTCGTTCAACGACATGGCCGAGAGCCTGTCCAAGCAGATCACCCACCTCGAGGAGTTCGGCGGCCTGCAGCGCCAGTTCACCTCCGACGTCAGCCACGAGCTGCGGACGCCGCTGACCACCGTGCGGATGGCCTCCGACGTGCTCTACGAGGGCCGAGACGAACTCGACCCCGTGCGGAAGCGCTCGGTCGAGCTGCTGGACAAAGAACTCGACCGGTTCGAGACCCTGCTCAACGAGCTGCTGGAGATCTCCCGTCACGACGCCGGCATGGCCGAGCTGGCGGCGGAGCGGATGGACATGGCCATCCCGATCGACGGTGCGCTGGCCACTGTCCGACACCTCGCCGAGGAGACCGGGACCGAGCTCGTCCTCGACCTGCCCGCCGAGCCGGTGCTCGCCGAGATCGATCCGCGCCGCGTCGAGCGGATTCTGCGCAACCTGCTCGCCAACGCGATCGACCACGGGGAACGGAAGCCGGTGACACTGACCATGCGGTCCGACGGCGATGCCGTCGCGATCACCGTCCGTGACCAGGGCATCGGGCTGCGGCCGGGGGAGGAGAAGCTGGTGTTCAACCGGTTCTGGCGTTCGGATCCGTCGCGGTTCCGACGCTCTGGCGGCACGGGTCTCGGCCTGGCCATCAGCATCGAGGACGCCCGCCTGCATCAGGGCCGACTCGAGGCGTGGGGTGAACCCGGCAAGGGTGCCTGCTTCCGGCTGACGTTGCCGCTCGTCCGTGGCCACAAGGTGCTCGGTTCGCCCCTGCCGCTGAAGTCCGTCGGCTCGGCACCCCGGGCCGCCGCCAAGACGGGTGGCCGCACACCAGGTGTGGAGGCTGGTGCCGAATGA
- the mtrA gene encoding MtrAB system response regulator MtrA — MKPRILVVDDDAALAEMLTIVLRGEGFEPFVVGDGTQALTAVREIRPDLVLLDLMLPGMNGIDVCRVLRADSGVPIVMLTAKSDTVDVVLGLESGADDYMVKPFKPKELVARVRARLRRTDEEPAELLSIGPVEIDVPAHKVTRDGVPISLTPLEFDLLVALARKPRQVFTRDVLLEQVWGYRHPADTRLVNVHVQRLRAKVETDPENPEVVLTVRGVGYKAGPP, encoded by the coding sequence ATGAAGCCTCGCATCCTCGTCGTCGACGACGACGCCGCTCTCGCCGAGATGCTGACGATCGTGTTGCGCGGCGAGGGTTTCGAACCCTTCGTGGTCGGTGACGGTACGCAGGCGCTCACCGCGGTGCGCGAGATCCGTCCCGACCTGGTGCTGCTCGACCTGATGCTACCGGGCATGAACGGCATCGACGTGTGCCGCGTCCTGCGCGCCGATTCCGGTGTCCCGATCGTCATGCTGACCGCGAAGTCCGACACCGTCGACGTCGTGCTGGGCCTAGAATCCGGCGCCGACGACTACATGGTCAAGCCGTTCAAGCCGAAGGAACTCGTCGCCCGCGTACGCGCCCGTCTGCGTCGAACGGACGAGGAGCCGGCCGAGTTGCTGTCGATCGGTCCGGTGGAGATCGACGTGCCCGCGCACAAGGTCACCCGCGACGGCGTACCGATCTCGCTGACCCCGCTCGAGTTCGACCTGTTGGTCGCGCTCGCCCGCAAGCCGCGGCAGGTCTTCACCCGAGACGTCCTCCTCGAGCAGGTGTGGGGTTACCGCCATCCGGCGGACACTAGACTCGTGAACGTGCATGTCCAGCGTCTGCGCGCGAAGGTCGAAACCGACCCGGAGAACCCTGAGGTCGTCCTGACTGTGAGGGGGGTCGGCTACAAGGCCGGCCCGCCGTGA
- a CDS encoding dTMP kinase produces MGQLIAVEGLDGAGKNTLVTGLVERWTASGLRVATFTFPRYGQSATADIASEALHGSHGDLRDSVYAMALLFALDRAGAAADIAAATESNDIVILDRYVASNAAYNAGRLEQEADGEVVKWVADLEYGRFGMPVPDRHVLLGVPAEVAMQRAESRAAADASRARDAYERDSDLQRRVDAVYRQLAEAQWTSPWHRYDGEDIAALAGLLTR; encoded by the coding sequence GTGGGTCAGTTGATTGCGGTAGAGGGCCTCGACGGCGCCGGTAAGAACACCTTGGTGACCGGTCTGGTCGAGCGCTGGACGGCGTCGGGTCTGCGGGTCGCGACCTTCACCTTTCCGCGCTACGGGCAGTCGGCGACCGCCGACATCGCCTCGGAGGCGCTGCACGGCTCGCATGGCGATCTGCGGGACAGCGTGTACGCCATGGCGCTTCTGTTCGCCCTCGACCGGGCCGGCGCCGCCGCGGACATCGCCGCGGCGACCGAATCAAACGACATCGTCATCCTCGACCGCTATGTCGCGTCGAACGCCGCCTACAACGCCGGACGCCTGGAGCAGGAGGCCGACGGCGAGGTCGTGAAATGGGTCGCCGACCTCGAGTACGGCCGGTTCGGCATGCCCGTCCCCGACCGGCACGTGCTGCTCGGTGTTCCCGCCGAGGTCGCCATGCAACGGGCCGAGAGCCGGGCCGCCGCCGACGCGAGCCGGGCACGCGACGCCTACGAACGTGACAGCGACCTGCAACGTCGCGTTGATGCGGTGTACCGCCAACTCGCCGAGGCCCAGTGGACGTCCCCGTGGCATCGGTACGACGGCGAGGACATCGCCGCGCTGGCCGGCCTCCTGACGCGCTGA
- the ahcY gene encoding adenosylhomocysteinase, with the protein MTTAQDELKADSRNGIDYKVADLSLADFGRKEIELAEHEMPGLMELRRENADVLPLKGARISGSLHMTVQTAVLIETLVALGAEVRWASCNIFSTQDHAAAAVVVGPHGTPDEPKGVPVFAWKGETLEEYWWAAEQMLTWPEADKPANMILDDGGDATMLVLRGAEFEKAGVVPPTEDDHPAEYKVFLELLRKRFETDKNKWTTIAESVQGVTEETTTGVLRLYQFAAAGELAFPAINVNDSVTKSKFDNKYGTRHSLIDGINRGTDVLIGGKKVLICGYGDVGKGCAESLAGQGARVQVTEIDPINALQALMDGYDVVTVEDAIGNADIVITSTGNLGIITLDHMRQMKHQAILGNIGHFDNEIDMAGLERSGAKRITVKPQVDQWIFENGKTIIVLSEGRLLNLGNATGHPSFVMSNSFSNQVIAQIELWTKNDEYDNEVYRLPKHLDEKVARIHVEALGGKLTKLTKEQAEYIGVDVEGPYKPEHYRY; encoded by the coding sequence ATGACGACTGCTCAGGACGAGCTGAAGGCCGACAGCCGCAACGGGATCGACTACAAGGTGGCCGACCTGTCCCTGGCGGACTTCGGCCGCAAGGAGATCGAGCTCGCCGAGCACGAGATGCCCGGACTCATGGAACTGCGTCGGGAGAACGCAGATGTTCTGCCGCTCAAGGGTGCTCGCATTTCCGGATCGCTGCACATGACCGTTCAGACCGCGGTGCTGATCGAGACTCTGGTCGCGCTCGGCGCCGAGGTCCGCTGGGCGTCGTGCAACATCTTCTCGACCCAGGATCACGCGGCCGCGGCCGTCGTCGTGGGTCCGCACGGCACCCCGGACGAGCCCAAGGGCGTCCCGGTCTTCGCCTGGAAGGGCGAGACCCTCGAGGAGTACTGGTGGGCCGCCGAGCAGATGCTCACCTGGCCCGAGGCGGACAAGCCGGCCAACATGATCCTCGACGACGGCGGCGACGCCACCATGCTGGTTCTGCGCGGTGCCGAGTTCGAGAAGGCCGGCGTCGTGCCGCCCACCGAGGACGACCACCCGGCCGAGTACAAGGTCTTCCTCGAGCTGCTGCGCAAGCGTTTCGAGACCGACAAGAACAAGTGGACCACCATCGCCGAGTCGGTCCAGGGCGTCACCGAGGAGACCACCACCGGCGTGCTGCGGCTCTACCAGTTCGCCGCTGCCGGTGAGCTGGCGTTCCCCGCGATCAACGTCAACGACTCGGTCACCAAATCCAAGTTCGACAACAAGTACGGCACCCGCCACTCGCTGATCGACGGGATCAACCGCGGCACCGACGTTCTCATCGGTGGCAAGAAGGTCCTGATCTGCGGTTACGGCGACGTCGGCAAGGGCTGCGCGGAATCGCTGGCCGGCCAGGGCGCCCGCGTCCAGGTCACCGAGATCGACCCGATCAACGCGCTGCAGGCCCTCATGGACGGCTACGACGTGGTCACCGTCGAGGACGCGATCGGCAACGCCGACATCGTGATCACCTCGACCGGCAACCTGGGCATCATCACCCTCGACCACATGCGTCAGATGAAGCACCAGGCCATCCTGGGGAACATCGGACACTTCGACAACGAGATCGACATGGCCGGTCTCGAGCGTTCGGGTGCCAAGCGAATCACCGTCAAGCCGCAGGTCGACCAGTGGATCTTCGAGAACGGCAAGACGATCATCGTGCTCAGCGAGGGCCGTCTGCTCAACCTCGGCAACGCGACCGGTCACCCGTCGTTCGTGATGAGCAACAGCTTCTCGAACCAGGTCATCGCCCAGATCGAGCTGTGGACGAAGAACGACGAGTACGACAACGAGGTCTACCGCCTGCCCAAGCATCTCGACGAGAAGGTCGCGCGCATCCACGTCGAGGCGCTCGGCGGCAAGCTGACCAAGCTCACCAAGGAGCAGGCCGAGTACATCGGCGTCGACGTCGAGGGCCCGTACAAGCCGGAGCACTACCGCTACTGA